One window of the Pseudofrankia sp. DC12 genome contains the following:
- a CDS encoding acyl-CoA dehydrogenase family protein: MNPSFDLYRLTEEHTALRQAVRTLADKEIAPHAADVDEQARYPREAHETLVRTGFAAMHIPETYGGQGADSVATCVLIEEVARACASSSLIPAVNKLATMPILLSGSESLKRLVLPSIAAGEAIASYALSEREAGSDSAAMRTRARLDGDHWILNGTKTWITNAGESTWYTVMAVTDPDAPKRADGISAFVVHRDDPGFEVGSKERKLGIKGSPTREIHFTECTIPAERIIGEPGSGLRTALATLDHTRPTIGAQALGIAQGALDATVDYVKERRQFGRPLADNQAVQFMLADMAMKIEAARHLVYASAARAERGEPGLSFISAAAKCFASDVAMQVTTDAVQLFGGAGYTRDFSVERMMRDAKITQIYEGTNQIQRIVMSRALLRG; this comes from the coding sequence GTGAACCCCAGTTTTGATCTGTACCGGCTCACCGAGGAACACACCGCGCTACGCCAAGCGGTCCGTACGCTCGCCGACAAGGAGATCGCGCCGCACGCCGCCGACGTCGACGAGCAGGCGCGCTATCCCCGCGAGGCGCACGAGACACTGGTCCGCACCGGCTTCGCCGCCATGCACATCCCGGAGACCTACGGGGGACAGGGCGCGGACTCGGTGGCCACCTGCGTCCTCATCGAGGAGGTCGCGCGCGCCTGCGCCTCGTCGTCACTGATCCCGGCGGTGAATAAGCTGGCAACCATGCCGATCCTGCTGTCCGGGTCGGAGAGCCTGAAACGGCTGGTCCTACCCTCGATCGCCGCCGGCGAGGCGATCGCATCGTACGCGCTGTCCGAGCGGGAGGCCGGTTCGGACAGCGCGGCCATGCGCACCCGTGCCCGTCTCGACGGCGACCACTGGATCCTCAACGGCACCAAGACGTGGATCACGAACGCCGGTGAGTCCACCTGGTACACGGTCATGGCGGTCACCGACCCCGATGCGCCGAAGCGCGCGGACGGCATCTCCGCGTTCGTGGTGCACCGTGACGACCCCGGCTTCGAGGTTGGGTCCAAAGAGCGCAAGCTTGGGATCAAGGGCTCTCCTACCCGGGAGATCCATTTCACCGAATGCACCATTCCCGCGGAACGGATCATCGGTGAGCCCGGGAGCGGGCTACGCACCGCGCTGGCCACGCTCGACCACACCCGGCCCACCATCGGCGCACAGGCCCTGGGCATTGCCCAAGGGGCTCTGGACGCCACCGTCGACTATGTCAAGGAGCGCCGGCAGTTCGGGCGTCCGCTGGCCGACAACCAGGCCGTCCAGTTCATGCTCGCCGACATGGCCATGAAGATCGAAGCGGCCCGGCACCTGGTCTACGCGTCGGCCGCGAGGGCCGAACGAGGCGAACCCGGCCTCAGCTTCATCTCCGCGGCCGCGAAGTGCTTCGCCTCCGACGTGGCGATGCAGGTCACCACCGACGCCGTCCAGCTGTTCGGCGGGGCCGGCTACACCCGCGACTTCTCCGTGGAACGAATGATGCGCGACGCCAAAATCACCCAGATCTACGAAGGCACCAACCAGATCCAGCGAATAGTCATGTCCCGGGCGCTGTTACGCGGTTAG
- a CDS encoding transposase, giving the protein MLAAVTSVERRQVVDLPEPVPLVVEHRLVERECACCGTRNPGGGTARGGRPVQYGPRVEARRSPLSLWRGQFLARGPGRAAMAELFGTPLSAGTVAADARPRPRPAWPRSSSPRVRDEIAAAPVAGFDETGLRVAGKLHWVHCARTEKYTLLVCHLRRGGVEGMAYLGVLPGLHRGRGARLLVAV; this is encoded by the coding sequence GTGCTGGCGGCGGTCACCTCGGTCGAGCGGCGCCAGGTCGTGGACCTGCCGGAACCGGTCCCGCTGGTCGTCGAGCACCGGTTGGTCGAGCGGGAGTGCGCCTGCTGCGGGACCCGGAACCCGGGCGGCGGCACCGCGCGGGGCGGACGCCCGGTCCAGTACGGCCCGCGGGTCGAGGCGCGACGGTCCCCTCTATCTCTATGGCGCGGCCAGTTCCTGGCGCGCGGACCGGGCCGCGCCGCGATGGCCGAACTGTTCGGCACGCCGCTGTCGGCGGGCACGGTCGCCGCCGATGCTCGCCCGCGCCCGCGGCCCGCCTGGCCAAGGAGTTCCTCCCCGAGGGTCCGCGACGAGATCGCGGCGGCGCCGGTCGCCGGGTTCGACGAGACCGGGCTGCGCGTCGCCGGGAAGCTGCACTGGGTGCACTGCGCCCGCACCGAGAAGTACACCCTGCTCGTCTGCCACCTCCGCCGCGGCGGCGTCGAGGGGATGGCCTACCTGGGCGTGCTGCCCGGGCTACACCGGGGTCGCGGTGCACGACTGCTGGTCGCCGTATGA
- a CDS encoding transposase family protein: MTVPGPTKGVDLWWSGKIKNHGANVQVVSGPEDGLAAVGVRRPSRPGARHHPLRASGAPEVFEEWFADGGQVLGDGGYEAFGTQEGQFAVPFKKPKGGELTAEQKLHNRIHYALRAVGERANALLKVTFRLLRNVTIDPWKIGLVAKASLVILHTEYQRTT; the protein is encoded by the coding sequence GTGACCGTCCCCGGCCCGACGAAGGGCGTGGACCTGTGGTGGTCAGGAAAAATCAAGAACCACGGCGCGAACGTGCAAGTCGTCTCGGGTCCCGAGGACGGCCTGGCCGCTGTGGGTGTCCGACGTCCGTCCCGGCCGGGAGCACGACACCACCCCCTGCGCGCCTCCGGCGCCCCGGAGGTCTTCGAGGAGTGGTTCGCCGACGGCGGGCAGGTGCTCGGCGACGGCGGCTACGAAGCGTTCGGAACCCAGGAGGGGCAGTTCGCGGTCCCGTTCAAGAAGCCGAAGGGCGGGGAGCTGACCGCCGAACAGAAACTGCACAACCGCATCCACTACGCCCTGCGGGCGGTCGGGGAGCGCGCGAACGCGCTGCTCAAGGTCACCTTCCGCCTGCTCCGCAACGTCACGATCGACCCCTGGAAGATCGGGCTGGTCGCGAAAGCGTCCCTCGTCATCCTCCACACCGAGTACCAGAGGACCACCTGA